The Vigna unguiculata cultivar IT97K-499-35 chromosome 1, ASM411807v1, whole genome shotgun sequence nucleotide sequence GTGTTTTAAGGAGAAATGATGTTTTGTTGAACATAGACACATGAGAACCATGGCTTACTCAGGATCCAGGTAACCTACAGTTCCCCTTGCAACACTTGATATGTGTGTTAAATCTTCTTCAGCAAGTCTTGAGAGTCCAAAATCTGACACTTTTGCTCTCATATTGATGTCTAAGAGAATATTGGTTGTCTTCACATCACGGTGAATGATACTTGGATTGCATCCTGTGTGTAAGTATTCAAGACCTCTAGCTGCATCTTCTGCAATTCGAAGGCGAGCTAACCAATCTAATTGCTTCTGGTTCGAACATTCTGTCAGAGCATTAGAATTTATGTCAGATCACAGTTTTTACAAGTAGGTAAGTAAATGAGCACCAGGGTGTGGAATTAGACCGTGAATGTACTCCCTTAAAGTGCCATTGTGCATATACTCGTAAACCAGAATATGCTGATATTCTTCTTCACAGTATCCAATCAGAGGAACCAAGTTTCTGTGATGAATTCTTGATAAGAGGGCTACCTGCATTTGTGACTCTACAATCAATGGGATGAAAATTGACATCGTTGTATCTTTAACATTGAGAATGCTGTGCTTATGAAATTCAAGGACCACAATCCTTTTGAATGAATGCAGCCAAAAATCTAAAGTAGAACACTAAATGATAGATCATACAGAACCAAATCTCATTCAGAATTCAATTATGGAAATTCTACCTCATTTACAAATTGCTGGTTTCCATAGCTTGATGGATCGGTCATGGTCTTAACTGCCACCTCTTTTCCATCACTCATTTTCCCATAGTAGACAGATCCAAAGCTTCCTTTGCCAATTTTCTTTGAGAAATTATTAGTAGCTTCTTTCAACTCAGAGAGTGTAATATAGCAAGCAGTACCTTCATCCATTAAATTTCCACCCCGACCAAATGAGTATCCTGTTAAAGGTTTAGTACTGCTGCGCCCAGAAATACCTGCAAGGCACAAGAATGTTTTTATGGTACAActtcatatttttcaatttacaaGTATCAAGTGCACTAACCCTTTTCATCTCGTTTCTGTCGAGAAGTTTTTCTCCGCAGATTAAGCAATAGAATCAAACTTGCTAAGAATAATATCAATAGAATCCCTAGTACTCCAATGGAAATTCCTAGCATCAACTGAAAATGCTTCTTGCTCCCTTTATGCAGTTCGGGGTTATCATCAAAGCTtgcagaaaaaataaatatcggTTACTTCAATCTAGATATTAAAGCCATAAAAAGGATCCTCGTCCTACCATATTGATTCAAATTCAATTGGGTGTCTATCATCTTCACTTAAGTTGACctaaaactacaaaaaaaatgtttttgatgTGGATACTCACTTGAAAATTATTTTGCCTGACAGTAACCCTGATGGTATTACCCCACTAAAAGAGTTATTCTGTATGAACCTGCCACAGATACAGAGATGAGAATGATTATAACAAGTGTTTGAAGGGTAACAATTATGTTACAAGGAAAATGCTTCAAATTCCCAAAGTATAGATGATAAACATGGATGATCAAGTGGTGCATACAGTGCTTGTAAACTTGGTAAACTACCCAAGTAAGATGGTAATGGACCAGTCAATCTATTGTTCTCCAGATGCCTGCATGTCATTAGTtgaaaaattgagaacaagaaaaaagaaacatataatGCTATTTTGATTCCACCACAACCTTTCCATAAAAGATTTTATAAGTGAAACTAAAGAACTTACACAATCTTTAGATTCACAAGATTGCTCATGTCAGGAAGTTGTCCTGTAAGCAAGTTCCCGTCTAACCACCTAAGAAAACATAAtgaattacaaaagaaacaatatctaaaagaaaaaacttctATTCTGAAGGTGATTGATTTACTTACAGTTCTGTCAATGATTCCATGTTGTTGAGATCCTGTGGGATTTCACCCTTCAGATTCCTTCTTGACAGGTTTCTAATACAACTTATAACAATTAGTAAATATTTGTACTACTTGAAATTCTAGTAAATATTTTCCATGGCAAAATGGCATGCAAACTATTGAaacatttcatgataattttcAATCATGCTTCTGCTTATTTGGTTCTGCATATATAATTATCCTAGTATCTTCCATTCTATGATACCAACTTTTGCAATTCAAAACTGTTGTGTGCATAAACTCTGCTGTCAGAGATGACTTCATTCACAGAAATGACAATTCACCAGATTAGGAGctaccataaaaaaaaaaaaatcaacaaaaaaggTATGGAGGTGTTACATCTTTGTAATTCTTGGAGGTGTAGTTGTACTACAATTTACCCAGTCCCAGGTTGTTGGAACGCAGGGATCACCTTCATTCATCAGCACACTTCCAGGTGATAAGAAATGAAACGCATTTACAAAATTTGCTGCAAAATAAGAATATGGTTAGCAATCTGTTCAGTCAATGCAGCAAtgcaatcttttttttatcaaactctaattattttatgtaacaTCTTGGACGAGcaagaatatataaattttacacattataaaatgatattaagaaCTTACAATCTTGTCTGTCAGTCTTCGAAGCAATTTGCACGTATTTGCTTATTTCCATTGCATTCAGAATAGGTCCTTGAGTAGAATCCCGGGTCTTAACAAAGGAGAATGAAAGCACAAACTCAAGACTCACGTTCATATAACTTGGTTCATAAAGAGTGTAGGTCCCATTGGCATTCTCAGCTATGTTCACCACTGCATTGCTGTAGTCAGCTATGTAAGGTTGCTCCAATTTGAATTTTCTAGTCTCATTATTAGCCAGATCTTCAATCTCTGCAAAATATGCATATGCTCTAGCATTTCCAGGGAAGTCTTCCAGGTTTAGTCTATAGCTAAGTGCTCCTTTTGTGCCAACAACTGCAGTTTGCATCACTTTAACAGGTGGGTATTCTCTTGtctctatttctattttctttgttgtatTAATTCTTTCAGTTCCTGGGGCCACCCCAACCAGATAGTTTTGTCTTTTAACAAGATCAGACTCCCAAATTCTATCATATGGATCATCTGGGTACCTGACTACATCCTCACTTGGAGCACCAAAGTTAATTCTTGCAGCCACTTTCAAGAAGAAACTGCTCTCAAAATCTGTGGCATACATAGAAAGATTCAAGGGCCTTAGTTCAAGGGTAGATATGAAGGGAGAACCGGTGGTAGCACAGCACACGCAAACATCAACAGAGTTTGAGGGTGCCCTGAAGATCATTTCCTTCACATAAGTTCTTGTGGCATCATATATTGACACAGTAGCCCATTTTGTTGCATCCAAGTAGAGCTGAAACTGAGGGTATGTGTCACCATCATCCAATATACCATACTGAAACGTTGCTCGCACAAGATACCTTCTTCTCTGCTCAGAGCCAAGTGTGTAACAGTATTTTCTGCTGTCTATCGGAAAGTCTCTGCGCCTCTGATACTGAACCTTGTTTTCACTACGATTTTGTACCAACACTGATTTCCCATGTTTCATCATCCCAGAATCTGATATCCATGAAAGCCCCGTTCTTTTATCAGTGTAGTTACTTGTCCCTCCACAGTCAATACTGATAAACTCTGCACCCCAAATCAATAATCTCACAAATTTAGAGCCCAACAAAATTGTTCTAACTTTTGGTGTTGTTCTTCAGTCAGAATCCGAGTATCACTTTAATACAAACATTTAATGCGCATATTACAAAGATAGAACTTCAGTTCTGATTAGGAAAACAGAACTGAAAGCACTTAAGGGATTGCATCTAAATATTGTTCCTCTTTTCAAAATGACATGATATTTTGCAGAATAAACATGCTCTATTTAGGAATTCCGTGTTCATGAAAATGAGTTATAGTTTTTGTAATACATGGTTACTTGAAGTGAAATAGAATTCAGAGCTAACTCCTTGACTTGTCTGCTAAATAAAACATACCTTCAAGTTGGCACAGCACATGTGATCTTAACAGAAGAAGAAGCGTAATCACAAAAAGAGAGCATAAACACATTGTATTTAGGAAGAGAAGCTAACGAATTGCATCAAGAAAATTTGGTGATGGACAAAATGAACCGCTTGTTGTTTGAACTCAGCATCACAACCAGCTTTCTCCCACTAAACTTTAGCTTTTTTTTACTATTGATTGTTCATTCACGTTTGTTGTATCTTTATCTGATATAggaatcttctttttctttaagaaaatgaCTTCATGTTCCcttatctttttctctttccctcGAAAAAAGAGTGACACACAAGACACAGGCTCAATCAGTGAATCCAAGAAGAAATGTGGAAAATTAATATCTTAGCCCACTGATTTGTTTTCACTGAGGAAGAAAAAACACACTAAACAGGACTAAttgtatagaaaaaaatttgtcTTGTGGCTATAAGACAACATGAACAAAAACAATGAGGGGTTGCTAAACAGAATGCATCAACAATTCTGCATGAACCACCACGTTACGGTAAGATCCACGTCTTTTCTTTGTTATTAAGTTTCAGAAATTTTTTGGACTGAAATTGAAACTTCCCTTCTAATATATTGACACAAGTTGGTTTATAGAATCAGTtttgataccacttgttaggttatAAGAGACTTGAACCAAACCATATAAggcactgacaccactctcaatccaaaaccttaagacaataggtttatgggtctttatttttatatagtgctctattttcttatttctgatcgatgtgagacttagactcacattgAATTCCTACCATGATATAAACCctttctaatttaaaaactgTGTTGGACACAGCCTTAACCGTGCCAAAAGCAAGGGCCAAAAGCCAAAAGGTGGAAAATAGTGCATGATTAGAATGAAGGGTGATTAATTTATGGGTTTGTGTTCCTTAATTTGTGGTTTGTCAGACTACATAACATAATCTTATGAATGGTGCAACTTTAGACCATGTTGTTCTTGTCTTTCTGACTTTTGAAgcttaaaaaaatacacaaacatTTTTTGATATCCTCAAGTCCAGATTCTCAACTGAATTTTCGTGCTGTCGTAGTCGAGTCCAAATTCTCAATTGAATTTTTGGTATTGTTATCTACgaagtattaaaaatatattgatattattattttaaaatttctttactatattttaaaacatcaaaatcagtatttttttctatattttaaaaatacataagaaACAATTAAGAGAAATGCggcagagaatccaaattcgcAATAAATTCAGTGGTCCATGCACAGATTTATTATTCTGTTCTGTCCTTCAAATGAAAccatcctttttcatgttttcccTGGTGAAAGTAGTATCAAATTCTGCATAGGCTCACACCACattatggaaaaataaagtccacAATTGAAACAGATGCTTATGCTATTTGTGCAAGTGGACAAATTAGAATCAGTTTTTTTCAATCTTCGCTGGGATGAATAAAATCAGAATAATGATCCTTTCATAAAGTTTACTATATGAACTAACTTTTCTCTTATTCCATGTGAACTCATCTAAAACATTTAGAAAAAGTTTccactgatttttttttcttccttttttacTCAGACTCTCCCTGCTGCTAACTAGAGACAAGTACAGAACACTAACACTGTtgtatttatatactttttccACATGGAATTTGTAACACAGAAAGAGaaatggaaagaagaaaaagaaaagcccGTGATAAAATAGTTTGAGTAAAATATTCATCACCATTAACCTATTGTATCTTTAGGATAAAGTTAATGTCGATTCTCCAAACATAgattaacaagaaaaaaatagagattttcATTAAACTTgtacttttttttcatcttctaaTTATACgatgaaaaataatatcaacatgaattttattttgtttttattttttggaaataTGTATGAGAAAGTTTATCCAAATATGAAAAAGATGGTGAGTTaggaaatgattttttttctctaattctGGGATTTGGACTCATAGAATGGGCCGGATCTCTAAATTGATtaacaatttcttttcattttttgctTCATGTACCCTCATAATTATAACTGCACCGATCTTGAAAAGGATTTTCGAAATAAGATTTTCAAGATATGAGATATATTTCTAGTTCAACCATTGATTACTTTTGTtacattcaaaatttttaatcactttacacatttctttatctttcttctttttggaCCAAagctaatattttttaaccatcaatcatgataatttaaaatagttagGTTAATAGAAAAACTACACTTCAAATAATGATTCcacaaagaaaaaattaaattaaaattatacctttattctaatttttctataaaatttcaGCGTTTTGTTTGTAAACATGACTAGTATCAATAAACATGACTTCAATCTATttctaaaaaaagtttaaattttatttctaaacagaaattatacaataattaaaaaaaagtgtactTCAAAGTACCACTTTAGcataaaagttaaagaaattgtatttgaaagcaaattttgtttctttatgaAGTTGTCTTTTCAAGTAACTTAccatgtatttttgtttaaattatcgaaattgataattttgaaaaaaaaattagacgtGGAAATCGCAAATAAAATTTAGGATGTACAAACATAACGGGCCATTGCAAAATGTCAACGACTTGGCCCATAATGGGATTGATGTGATGTATATTTTTGGAACCTTATATTTCAAGGAAaatctattaaattaaatatattacctAGAATATCCATAAAAGCTTGTATTTATATAGAATTAGTAcaataaagtaaatttttaagtttcgtgattttctattttctgaatttattttttcaaaaaataatatcattactaatctcttttaaaatttaatttaaagtaaaaaacgtaatttcttttttttctttacttaacGTAGTTATAATTTTCAACTCACTAAGTAAAATTCTGACTTAGATTACAATACTTGGCATATTTAacttattattatgttattatataatCAATTCAGTTCGATTTTTAAGCATTCTTATAAGAATActagttaagaaattaaaaagaaagtctatataaaatacttaaaatatatctcgagttaaatatgtttttgtctttaaattttagtgaattttgaaattagtttattttaaaattttgattcaatttaatctttcattttttaaaataaatgaatttagttcttttaatcaaatttaattaaacttatttgacatttcaaacgcgtttcataataatatttgatttaacatcaaagtaaaatgtgtcaaacaatataaaatattcaaatacaattataaaatacatacaaaatatcaaataaaccaaacaaaatttaattaaaagaactaaatctatatattttaaaaaataaaaaaataaattaatttaaaattttaaaaattaactatttctAATATTCActcaaacttaaattttaaaaggataaaaacatatttaaaactaCAATAATAAACAACCCTGGCACTTTTAATTCTAAAAACAGTTGTTCTCTCGCTTTCAAATATATTCAGACGATGCGTTTGGTGAAAATAGATTTTGTCTTTCTCGTGACCTCTCTCCACTTGCAAATTTTCTGAACTGTTTTGACTCTGAAAATGGTTTGAAGAAGATGCAGAAGGGTGTGTATGGTGGCGTGTGGCTTTAGCTTTTGGTCCCTTTCATGAAAAGAAAACGAAGTCACGGTTGCAATAGCAAAATGGTGGCAGCAGCAGCACCATTAATGTTCCCTGTAGcagaaaaatgagaaatgaaCAAGTAAAGAAAAGTAGGCAAAACATTTAATAAAGGGTTCTAAGGAACAACGGCACAAGCTCTAGGATTATAGACTTCAATTGTGTTGTGCAAGACTTTGTCTTCTAAATGAAAATGTCAATGGTAAAAGCATGGAACAGTGTTGTGCAGTTGAAGAAGCAATtaatgaagaaagaaagaaagataatATGTGACTGAAGCCActcttttctttccttacagTTTGCAAAGTTTGAAAATTAAGCAACCTACTCTCTCACCTTCCTTTTTAAGACAtatcccttcttcttcttcttcttcttcatcattctAATTCCATGCTTCAAATATTCTCTTTGAATCTCATTCACAAAGGCTCAAaccctttttttctcttcaaagtTTCTTCCTTTTTGCTACATTTTTCTTGTGGAGACTTATAAATGTGGCAAAATCAGCCCAATCATTCTTCTTACACTGATTCTGTCAAGACTCTTGAAGATGATATACAACATGCTAATTCCTTGTAAGCTCcttctttcatttcattttatagCCATTTGGCTCTTGTTCTTTCCCTTTTCATTTTTTGGATGACAAAGGGCTACAATATCATTGAAATGTGTTTGGTATGATTAGAAATTCAAATGTAGGATATGAGCACCGTGTAAAAACCTATTTTTCAAAGGTCTTAGGTTAAAAGTAGTGAgtatatgtttgatttaatgTTATGACTACATGCAGAATCCCCTTGAAAGGAACCCATTTGTGTGTTACATGCAACTGAGAAATGCATGTTTGTCCTCTGTCATACCAATATGTTAGGAAGATTTTTTTACTGCTAATCCAGTTACATAATCATATTTAGCAAGTTTATTGAAACTTACAATAGTTACTAAGATTTTTCATTGTCATGTAATTACAAATGCATTGGTTTATCTATGTCTACAGTAATTATCATGCAAGTCTTTTCATCAATGCCAAAATTGCATAGAAAAAAAACTCTGATATAGTGGGTTTGGCTAGGCTATGTTTATGACAGTTGAGCTAAGCTAACATATGTTCATGAACTTTAAAATTAATGCAGGGCATTGTCACTTCCTGGAGATTGTGATGGGAACTATTTTCAGATGAAATTATCTTACAGCCCCTTTGCACCTCTTTTCTTGCACTTGATTCAATGGTTGGATCTTAGTTGCACAGATACTTTGCCTCTGTATTTGGGATTACTCCACATACTTATTTTCAATGTTAGTCACTGCTATCATTCTAGATAACTTCTCTGCATATTACGAATATAGACAAATCAGAAAAATATTACTGATTGTGAACTAAGTCATGAAGATTCATAACAAATTCAAAAGTAAAGTCGTGGAAACCCCACACGACTTATTTTGAAAACTTGTTTCTCCGCTCGttcaattttctaaatattcaCTTTTCTGCGTACTTTCTCCACCCCTTTTGTGGTGGAAATGCAAATGAATTAGCTATCATTCTAGATAACTTCTCTGCATATTACGAATATAGACAAATCAGAAAAATATTACTGATTGTGAACTAAGTCATGAAGATTCATAACAAATTCAAAAGTAAAGTCGTGGAAACCCCACACGACTTCTTTTGAAAACTTGTTTCTCCGCTTGttcaattttctaaatattcaCTTTTCTGCGTACTTTCTCCACCCCTTTTGTGGTGGAAATGCAAATGAATTAGCTATGTTTTTTTGTCTTAGTCCAGGTATATGCTGATGGAATACCATCTATTTCCTCAAATGAAAGGAAAGCAACTAtaaaagaattttatggtatgtTTTAATGTTACGTtacatatgtacatatatgtaTCTGGTTTTCTTGGTGCCTTTTTTCTCTTGAATTCTGAATCAACTTTGAGGATGATGGCATGCTTTTGCAGCTGTTATATACCCTTCATTAAGGTTGCTTCAAGGCGAGTTTAACAATGATCGAAGACACAGTTATGCAGAAGTGAACAGAAAGAGGCTTGAAAAGGTTCTGAATAAAGATTTAGAGGGAGATGAAGAATGTGGCATATGCATGGAAAATAACATGAAGATGGTTCTGCCTAATTGTGGACATTCCTTCTGCATAAGTTGCTTCCATGATTGGTACTGTCATTTAGCACTAAGTTAAATTCCTTTGCCTATTCTGataacttctttttttcataaatgagaaaatataacagaaataaatatttttcttactaAACTAAGATAACTATTCATGAAAAAATTTCTCCAAATAAACCCTTAATGTCATGATATGCCTAGATAACGGTATATTATTAATCTTGTATTGAAAAAAGACCAAATGAGTTCAATTTGGTTATAAACCTGTTTATAAGATTGAGTCAgacttaaaattcacattttaacCGTTCAATGTTCAATGAAATGATGTTATGGTAGgatataaaaatatgtgttAAGTGTTGCGGCTGCAAAATGTAACAGATGAAAAATTCAGGTATATGAGA carries:
- the LOC114193256 gene encoding probable LRR receptor-like serine/threonine-protein kinase At1g67720; protein product: MCLCSLFVITLLLLLRSHVLCQLEEFISIDCGGTSNYTDKRTGLSWISDSGMMKHGKSVLVQNRSENKVQYQRRRDFPIDSRKYCYTLGSEQRRRYLVRATFQYGILDDGDTYPQFQLYLDATKWATVSIYDATRTYVKEMIFRAPSNSVDVCVCCATTGSPFISTLELRPLNLSMYATDFESSFFLKVAARINFGAPSEDVVRYPDDPYDRIWESDLVKRQNYLVGVAPGTERINTTKKIEIETREYPPVKVMQTAVVGTKGALSYRLNLEDFPGNARAYAYFAEIEDLANNETRKFKLEQPYIADYSNAVVNIAENANGTYTLYEPSYMNVSLEFVLSFSFVKTRDSTQGPILNAMEISKYVQIASKTDRQDSNFVNAFHFLSPGSVLMNEGDPCVPTTWDWVNCSTTTPPRITKINLSRRNLKGEIPQDLNNMESLTELWLDGNLLTGQLPDMSNLVNLKIVHLENNRLTGPLPSYLGSLPSLQALFIQNNSFSGVIPSGLLSGKIIFNFDDNPELHKGSKKHFQLMLGISIGVLGILLILFLASLILLLNLRRKTSRQKRDEKGISGRSSTKPLTGYSFGRGGNLMDEGTACYITLSELKEATNNFSKKIGKGSFGSVYYGKMSDGKEVAVKTMTDPSSYGNQQFVNEVALLSRIHHRNLVPLIGYCEEEYQHILVYEYMHNGTLREYIHECSNQKQLDWLARLRIAEDAARGLEYLHTGCNPSIIHRDVKTTNILLDINMRAKVSDFGLSRLAEEDLTHISSVARGTVGYLDPEYYANQQLTEKSDVYSFGVVLLELISGKKPVSSEDYGPEMNIVHWVRSLIRKGDVISIMDPSLVGNAKTESVWRVAEIAMQCVEQHGAHRPKMQEVILAIQDASSIEKGTENQLKLSSSGASKPQSSRKTLLASFLEIESPDLSNTCLPSAR
- the LOC114165072 gene encoding E3 ubiquitin-protein ligase AIRP2-like, whose protein sequence is MWQNQPNHSSYTDSVKTLEDDIQHANSLALSLPGDCDGNYFQMKLSYSPFAPLFLHLIQWLDLSCTDTLPLYLGLLHILIFNVYADGIPSISSNERKATIKEFYAVIYPSLRLLQGEFNNDRRHSYAEVNRKRLEKVLNKDLEGDEECGICMENNMKMVLPNCGHSFCISCFHDWYMRSESCPFCRGSMRRISSADLWIVIGNNDVVDSFTIAKDNLRRLYLFIQTLPLIIPEPHLLYTFNYML